From the genome of Vicia villosa cultivar HV-30 ecotype Madison, WI linkage group LG2, Vvil1.0, whole genome shotgun sequence, one region includes:
- the LOC131650614 gene encoding protein PAL OF QUIRKY-like, whose protein sequence is MFGLSQPAPDSPKSTIKFLCSYGGKILPRYPDGKLRYLGGHTRVVSVDRSVQFSELLPKLEELCGSSVTHLRCQLPAEDLDALVSITSDEDLVNLIEEYDRTASPQLPLKIKAFISPPRSLNKVSKPPLPTMSKTASVSSSSSASSTSSSSSFTGGGSVRKYTTAPPVVSRCVHHTSQQNVNHVNMERSSGRNIPLQRNCNHWQ, encoded by the exons ATGTTCGGACTCTCCCAACCCGCTCCGGATTCTCCCAAATCCACCATCAAATTCCTCTGTAGCTACGGCGGCAAAATCCTCCCTCGTTATCCCGACGGCAAACTCCGCTACCTCGGCGGCCATACACGCGTCGTCTCCGTCGATCGTTCTGTTCAATTTTCCG AACTGCTTCCGAAGCTGGAAGAACTCTGTGGCTCATCCGTGACGCACCTCCGCTGCCAGTTACCCGCCGAAGACCTCGACGCTTTGGTTTCCATAACCTCCGACGAGGATCTCGTCAACCTAATCGAAGAATACGACCGTACCGCATCGCCGCAACTGCCGTTGAAGATCAAAGCGTTCATTTCACCGCCGAGATCTTTGAACAAGGTTTCCAAACCTCCGTTACCAACTATGTCAAAAACAGCATCCGTCTCTTCTTCATCTTCCGCGTCGTCgacatcttcttcatcatcttttaCTGGTGGAGGTTCTGTTCGGAAGTATACGACGGCGCCGCCGGTAGTTAGCCGTTGCGTTCATCATACGTCTCAACAGAATGTAAATCATGTGAATATGGAAAGATCTTCCGGGCGGAATATTCCCCTGCAGCGCAACTGCAATCACTGGCAATAA